CATGAATTCGCGCTCATGCGCAGCACATGTCGCCTGCTCATGGGATTTGTAgttttacaaataaaatcacataCGACGAGGAACAAGTACACAGAGACGGATTTATGGGCATTCTGAATAAAAGACAACAGAATACACATTAAACCAGAATAAACATTAATTAAACCAGAATAAACATTAAACCGGAATAAACATTAAACcagattaaacattaaaccagAATAAACATTAAACCAGAATAAACAATAAAccagaataaacatttaaaccAGAATAAACAGTAAACAATATTCTTATATTTCTTCACACCATCGGCCAATCAGATGCCTTTCTCTGTCTCAcagttcattcatcttcatcctcttcctcctccgtggGGATGATTTTCAAACTTCTGATTTCCATATTGATCTGGAACGGACCAGAACTGGGTGGCCCAGACAGAGCAGCTGTCAGGGAGGCCCGGGTCCCCGAGGACCaaacctcctgctgctccaccaggtgagaaagaggagcaaacaaacaaggaaaCAACTTTAACTCAGAACgattaacaaagaaaaaagaaacaaaggaggagaggaaaacagcaTGAGAGCTCTATTGCTGTAGGgcggcatggtggtgcagtgggtagcgcggTCTCTGCTTTCTGTGTGCAGTTTCCAtcttctgtccgggttctccggtttcctccaagaacatgcagtttaggtgaattgatcgctCCAGATGGTCCGTCGGTGTGGCCCCGCGACGagctggcgacatgtccagggtgtaccctgcctgtAGTGAAcatgggatagactccagcaacacccgcagGACAGAGATGGATGGATCATCACCATTGTTGCACCGATGGGTGTGGCTTATACAAAGGGGCGTGGTCAAGCTGTGAGGCAGAAAAGGCTACTGATGTGAAGAGACTATTTTATTTCAAGATTTCTGTCAGGCACTTGTTGTCATGGCTACCTGGGTCACATGACACGAGAGGACGAACGACAAAGAAGACGACAGGAGGGATTAAAAAAGCATCAACATCATTTACACTTCAAAGTATTCCAGATTAAAACGGCAAAAACAAGGAAGCAAACAGCTTctggtcagaggtcaaagggtaCAGgctaaaggtcagaggtcaaagggtaGAGCTCATGGCTTACGGAAGAAATTCACTGATAGCAGCTACAAATGTATTGGAGAAGAGCTCCAACCCAGTTCACGCTGAAACCAGTTTACGCTGAAACCAGTTCACACTGAAACCAGTTCACACTGAAACCAGTTCACACTGAAACCAGTTTACACTGAAACCAGTTCACACTGAAACCAGTTCACACTGAAACCAGTTCACACTGGAGTTAGCGGAAGGAAGGGGAGACTGATGATATTCTGTCGCATTGACTCAGGAACTGACTAAGATGGCGGCGCCGTGCGTGCAGCGGCTCCATGCTCTCCGGTTTGGTGCTTAGTTTTTCTTCCTAATcttgttgtatatccactatgcaaagacaataacgATGATTGTTAGAACGCTGGTTCTTATAAAACCATCAAACTGCTACAAAGGAAGGACTGCGCTGAGTCATCAgtgctggaggcggagcttccagCCTGGCTGCGTTATTAGCAGCTATGGCTACTGGGAAGAGAAGACTACGTTAGCTACGGGTGCATTCCATTGCTTATCTGATGATACTGGAACCTCAGCGTCTGATTGGCTCGTCCTCCAGAACCACAGCACACCAGCGGCGGTTCGGTTCTGCCGGCGCCGTCTCCACCGAGTTGAGACCGAACGCAGAATGCCAGCCGGAGTTTCATCTCAATGTTCTCGATCACGGCGGCGAACCGGAACCGCAAACAGTGGCAGGGTCCGCGTCGGCGACGACAGCTCGAGGTCAGAGTTCGTGGAGAGAGGCTGTTCGGCCTTGTTGCCGCGACGATTTGAGGGCGTGGCGGAAAGGCCCTGGCAGACTTCGTAGGGACGTGTCCTCTTCTGCAGGGCCTCAGCGCGAACGGCTAGCGAGCGTGCGCACACCGTCAGGAGCACAATGAGCGTCCCCAAAAGAAGGGACACCATTGGCCAGAGGAGGCAGTGCAGCAGGACGCCGGTGTCATGGGAACGATGCCACAGCACGTCGTCTGGTCTGAAACCACAGAGGAACCAGTAACATGTTAACCAGTAACACGTTAACCAGTAACACGCTAAaccagtaacacgctaaccagtaACATGCTAAACCAGTAACACACTAAACCAGTAACACATTAACCAGTAACACGCTAAACCAGTAACACGCTAAACCAGTAACACGTTAAACCAGTAACACGCTAAACCAGTAACACGCTAAACCAGTAACACGTTAACCAGTGACACGTTAACCAGTAACACGCTAAACCAGTAACACGTTAAaccagtaacacgctaaccagtaATACGCTAAACCAGTAACATGTTAAACCAGTAACACGTTAACCAGTAACACGCTAAACCAGTAACACGTTAACCAGTAACACGCATCACGCTAACCAGTAACATGTTAAACCAGTAACATGTTAACCAGTAACACGTTAAACCAGTAACACGTTAAACCAGTAACACGCTAAACCAGTAACACGCTAAACCAGTAACACGTTAAACCAGTAACACGTTAAACCAGTAACACGCTAAACCAGTAACACGTTAACCAGTAACAGACTGGTTGTACTGGGATGTCTCCATCAGGACTGAAGCAGAACGTTACCTGGATCCAGGTGTGACTGAGCATCCGTTTGTGTCTTTAACATTGTTTGGAGACGTCCTAACAGAAAACCTGAAGTCTCCAGGTGTCCCTTCTTGGGGTCAGAGGACACAGAGCTAAACTGGGACGCTCTGATCACCGGTCCTGTCTGCACCTGAGCCACGCCCTCAGGCGTCTCACCTCCGCTGCCGGTTGAAGAAGCAGGTGAaggcgtgacctctgacctccctgGTGAAGTCGTCCTCCCACCGCAGGACACTGTCTTTATTCTTCTGGTTGTCTCTCTCACAGGGGGGGACGTAGGAACACTGGCAGACAGAAAGCAGATCAATATCATCTGATCACCCAGTATGTGAAATCAGAGGACCAAACTTCACCACTAGGGGTCGATTGGACTCAGCAGGTGATCCGATTGATTACCTGAATAACAATACAGATTATTGATCATTGGGGGGTGGACACAAATCAAGACTCGGGAGCTAACGGCtaatgataatgatgacatcacctgcAGTGAGTCCCTGCTGCTGACATttacccatgatgcactgcGGCTGCTCTTCATCAATGATTCAAATCTGTAACATGCCAACAggatcagctgttaatgagggTTGTGTGTcgcagtccaggttcacacggtgaatcAGTCCAGGGTCACACAGTGAACACACAGCTAAGAGTTATATGTACAGCTAACCTTGTGTAGCTTCAGTTAGCATGCAGCTAGCTGTtgtatttgttctttttgctaacgacagacagacagggactcagagacccccccccccccccctcctggagctCCAGACACTCTTCATTATTAGGTTGAATGAGTTtaaggatcacacacacacacacacacacacacatgctgcttACCTCTCTAGCGTCTCTGTCTCTTTaaatgatgcgttcagggtcagAGCTGCTCGTTactatttaacatttataacaTGATAAAGGAGGAAATGACTGAGCAGTAATTGGATCCGCCCACCTGCCTTCgtccccaccctcctcctcatcggCCTCTCATTCTGATTTATTATAGATTTATTTTGAATTGATCTGTATGATAAATGATCTGTAGTGTAAAGATTCTTCGTCTCcatgtgtgacatcatcatcagaccAGCCTGCactgcaacaggaagtggagctgATCAGGAACTATTGATTTACTGCTGCAGTTTGGATACTTTCACATTTATTAACTGTttataaaagtatttcattcgtttgttttcattattatttacattgaaaataaatatttattttactattacATGTTTACGTTTTTGCATTCATGGTACGGTAAGAACTGAGGGTCAAAATGAATCATGGCACAAATGTTTGATGAGCTGGCGACACGTCTGAGGTGTTCCCCCGCCTCTGGACGAGCTCGTCTAAAGCTGGACGGACGATTGTTGTTATCGTTAGTTATTATCCGTTtctttctcttcgtctctcacATGAGCTCCTCAtcatcgccatagcaacagcgCAGCATCGATGACGCGCCGGTTTGTTGCTATAGCGATGAACCAGCCGTGCACCAgaggatgggtggggggggggggcaccctacCTTCGGGTTGaggaccagctgctgctcatcAAAGTGCAGCAGAGCCACGGAGTTGGACTCGGAGTTGTTGACGAAGATCTGCAGGCAGGGGTAGCGGGACGTCcccctgcagggggcgccgcAGGTGAACACGCACTCGAACGTGTCCTCCGGATGCAGCACCGACACCACCTGGAAGAAAACCGCAGGTCAGAGGAAGAAAGTTCCTTCACAGCGAGCGGCGTGTCGGCGCTATCTTTAAAACGGCGTGATCGGGATCTTCAGGATCACGCGGCATGATCGGGATCTTCAGGATCACATcatgtgcttgtttgtttgtctccagagttgtgtcaataaagtttatgAAAAAAGATGGAATTGATGGGCGAATAAACTATAAACTACAGTATAAACTACAGTATAAActacagtacaactacagtaTAAACTACAGTATAAActacagtacaactacagtaTAAACTACAGTAACGTTTCTGAATTCAGTTTCAttcaaaaacaactttattattgatttaaatcAGCTCTAACGTCTCACTGTGCAGTTCAGGGCTGGCTGTTACAGAGATCAATAGAAGCGATCGATGgattgatcgattgatcggGGCTCACCGTGCAGTTGGCCGGCTGGCTGTTACAGAGATCAATAGAAGCGATGGATGGATCGATTGATCGGGGCTCACCGTGCAGTTGGCCGGCTGGCTCCGGAGGCTCTGCAGCGTCGGGCTGATCCAGCagaagacgaggacgaagagGCTCAGGATCCCGCAGGCGATCAGGAACAGCCCCAGACGGATGCTCCGGTCCTCGGCCTCGGAGTACCGGGACGACAGCCGCGCCTTCGCcatggagacgaggaggaggaggaggctggtcTGGGTCTGGAGCTGGCTCGTTTatcctgctcctcccccccccctgcaggttgAGCGGCGATCCAATCAGATTTGCGTTGCTCTCTGTTTCCCGCTGCAGGAGATGAGCCTCTTAGCCATCGGGAGCATTAGCCGGCGCACAGCTAGCATAAGAGCAGAGGTCATCCTCCCAGGATGAAGGTGTGGAGGAGttctcatcatcctcagcaGATTCCTGTTGCCCCGATGCTAACGCGATAGCATCCATCAGCCACTGTGGAGCTAACGATAGCTATCTTAAGGTAGCTTTAAGTGAAGGATACGAGCTAGCCGGTTAGCCTCGTAAACAATGAAGCAGCCAAACTGGCATCAGAGGACATAATCGATCAATGAGCTATTATTGATCGTCTCCTCACAGAAGAAAACATTCGTGTTTGTCCCGGTTTCATAACCGCTCCAGAATAAATCCGGTGCTAATCTGGGATTATTTTAGTCTCTGCAGATCAGAAGATTACAAGTAAGGACATTAGCAGCAGCGTCCTGGTTTCCACGGGAACCCACACATCCCCatcccagaacccagaacccctTTGAGAACCCTCAGCCCGGGTCCAGAGCGCCCCAGAACCTCGGCCCAGACTGCTTCCTGTTCTTTATCCTGatcctgcattaaaaaaaacgcTTTTCCGCTGTCAAGACTTAAACTCCAGGTCCCAGCCGCGTGACGTCATCGTTAACCACGTGGCTCAGCTGGGCCAGGCTGGAGCGTGGCGCCATCTTGTGGTAAAAACAGGAATCACTCAACTCTTTTATTCCCATTCTGTTGCCGATAGTTCCGCTGATCTCATTTAACGTCGGAGACGGTTTCCCTCCAGACGATTCTTTAAAACGtgtttacaaacaaacaaacaagccccgcctcccagTGGAGAAATGCTGGCATCAACTTCGGTGAATTAATATTCGATTTCTGACTTGAGCCCAGGAGCAAGAGTCTAAAGTCAagctgtaaccatggaaacaaacagtCGGCACTCGAGCTTCGGTTTCATTAGcagaatatttatttgattcttTTTCCTATTAAAACGCTAGCTGCCATTTTGAACAAAAACAGCTGATGGCCAAATGCCTCAGCTTCCAATCAAATCTCTCAGAGCAGGTCACATGGATGGGTGGGCGTGTCCCTGGCTTCGCCGCTGCTGAACAAGCGTGGTCCCCTGCCAAGCCCGTTTCAGCGTTCAGGTATCGCAGCATCGGTTACacagagggggcggagcctcttcTTTTGAGGGACTGCCCTCTGCACCTGAGCACCGGCGCCTCCCGGAGGAAACCCAAAGACcacatgaaaagaaaaccaTTTGGATAACTTGATCTACATTTGGGGGTGTTCCTGGTGAATTCTGGGGCGTGGCAATGACCgtaaaaggaaatgttttgatTTCTTTGAGTTTGATGTAAAGACTCAATGAATATAAAGCTACCGCAGGCTAACATAGCTTAGCACAGACCGGACCACAGCTAGCGTTGCCCATCTGAGGGTACAGAATCCTGAAGCCTGACAGGCTGATCATCAATCAATGTATCCGTAACAAGGTTATTTACTTAACTTTAAACATCTCAtctgatgctaagctaagcgGCTCCTTCCTGTAGCTTCATACTGAGTCAAACCAATCAGACAGAGAATGAAAAGGGAGGCGATGGAATAGAAGCGGAGAGAAGAAGCTGGAATTAGAAGCAGAACAAAAGGAATGAGGTGAAGGATGGATCCACCAGCCGGGTCGAAACCGGGCCGCATCCCATCAGTCCGCCTGGAACTACTCGATCACTTCGTTCCAGTGGAAAGGCGTTGGTCACGTGACAGGGCGGAGCCTGTTGGATGCTTAGTGACTGGACGGGTCTCGCTTCATTAACGCCGTTTACCGCCGCCGGGCCTCCGAGGTCCCTCAGAGACCCGGATAAAAACACGGCTTTAAAGTACCAACAAACCAAAAAAGAGTTTCTTCTTTTATTATGAAATAGTGCTACAATGTACATGGCATGAACGTCCCGTCTGCCCGGGTTCCATCCCAACGCCGGGGCGCCGAGACGACGAACGGGGGCGGGACCCGGCGGCCGCCGCCAAATAATGATCCAACCTGACGGGTGAGTTTTTGATTTCGACTTAAAATCTTCTTAAAATCTTCTCTAGAGAAAAATAGTCGAATGTTGAGACGGAGCAGAAGCAGAACTCACGGCGTCAGGTGGACACGCCTCCTCAGCTCGACCCGAAACTCATAAAAGATAAAAGGATAAAGTCTGTTTAAAGAGCCGGGACGTCCCCCCCGTCCCGGGACCCGGCGGGCCGATTCACTGAGTGTGTGTCGGTGAACAAGAACCTCGACAGGCAGGAGGAGGtagagccaatcagaaggccTGCTGGGCGGGGTTGTAGTTGAAGGTGGCGGGAACGTGTGGCCGCTCCTCCAGCTTCTCGTACTCCAGATGGAACTCCTGCAGAGGAACAAAGATTCACTCGAGTGATCGGCGGCACCAGTTAGCGTAGCGGCTAGCTCCGGACCAAGCCACAGCTTGACCTGGAGCCAAAGCCCCGCCCAGATTCCATTCCTCACCAACAACTGCGTTCAAGCCCACAAACTAAAACCTGTTCAAAGCAGGCCCAGCTGGTTGCTACGGTAACCGAGGCGTTTGATCTCCTGCAGTGAGGACAGGACGctgaccccacccccccagctggCTGCAGGCTACAGGTGTGGACAGGTGTGCGTTCACCTTGGCCACCTTCCTCCAGTTGAGGCAGTCGAAGAAGTAGTAGGTTCCTCTCTCGTAGGCGTTGGTCTTCAGCGTGGGCTCCATGCCCGGGGCTCTGGTGATCCAGACCCGCTCCTCTTTATGGTACCGCCAGTCCCTGTTGAAGctggacggacacacacagg
This portion of the Brachionichthys hirsutus isolate HB-005 chromosome 22, CSIRO-AGI_Bhir_v1, whole genome shotgun sequence genome encodes:
- the LOC137910986 gene encoding calcium-activated potassium channel subunit beta-4-like; the protein is MAKARLSSRYSEAEDRSIRLGLFLIACGILSLFVLVFCWISPTLQSLRSQPANCTVVSVLHPEDTFECVFTCGAPCRGTSRYPCLQIFVNNSESNSVALLHFDEQQLVLNPKCSYVPPCERDNQKNKDSVLRWEDDFTREVRGHAFTCFFNRQRRPDDVLWHRSHDTGVLLHCLLWPMVSLLLGTLIVLLTVCARSLAVRAEALQKRTRPYEVCQGLSATPSNRRGNKAEQPLSTNSDLELSSPTRTLPLFAVPVRRRDREH